Proteins from a single region of Megalopta genalis isolate 19385.01 chromosome 3, iyMegGena1_principal, whole genome shotgun sequence:
- the LOC117222143 gene encoding endoplasmic reticulum metallopeptidase 1 isoform X2 has translation MRDGIRFRQHASKRASGEALYEDRVSSKRKDVLPNETQHLLFLFTFFLFVSIVIIAFEKKLPEPITISKEGLYPERFIAERAHNHLEQLTSIGPRIVGSYENEVLAIKYLTDIINNIVKNSNENHKVLVNVTKHSGAFPLKFLDGMTNVYKNVQNIIVKIGPHRPTHSSVLVNCHFDTFPDSPGGSDDGAGCAVMLEILRVIAHSSKLLKHNIIFLFNGAEENLMQASHGFITQHAWAKEIRAFVNLEACGAGGRELLFQAGPDSSWLLQVYSKSVPYPYASSLAQEIFESGIVPGDTDFRIFRDFGNVSGLDFAWSTNGYVYHTKFDNIDQIPMGSLQRTGDNILALLQGIVMDNNLSEAIQDNPGNLVFFDFLGAFVIRWPQHVSSTINVISIIAGVYSIYLNAQCARRDVKKTIYFKHILLCIGAIVVSWLVSIISCTMIATVLTKLGKVMSWYVRPAWLFFLYVCPTIFVSMMFFLYVGLRQKKAIKTAWTLFQIYCDAYSVIWMLVLFCCVLFEIRSGFIPLHWVVFSTVANLLRYHFFNKWRGWKWLFYYLTTIFVPYMQSFYLLIGALYLFIPIMGRSGSSINSEVVMANTLSILFCLQLSFTLPIVLLIKNAERILSVLIGIFFLTIGVLILTPLGFPYSGDPSSLAPERFMIAHAQRQYYDVNGNLRYSGTGYWIADLDMNSPHSVEAMVPEIGAATPTVKDCERELYCGLPYFMPVTTFLWKTSWIPGPAPLINIPTRLDLVSKSIRQNIVTFTFNVTGPDHISIILSPYKGVRLERWSILEGKPLQGPKWNDRETYFVYYSCASDCTPYTFTVELNVPHTQKVPCLTVALGGHFLHGEHQKSLRFKRFLAQFPQWTVVTPWTATYTSWQF, from the exons ATG AGAGACGGAATAAGGTTTCGACAACATGCTTCAAAAAGAGCGTCTGGAGAAGCTCTATACGAGGACAGAGTTTCCTCGAAAAGAAAAGATGTACTGCCAAATGAAACTCAGCATTTGCTTTTCCTTttcacattttttctttttgtatcCATTGTCATAATTGCATTTGAGAAGAAATTACCAGAACCGATAACTATAAGCAAGGAAGGATTATACCCTGAGAGGTTTATAGCAGAGAGAGCACATAATCATCTTGAACAGCTTACATCCATTGGCCCACGAATTGTTGGAAGCTACGAGAATGAAGTGTTGGCAATTAAATATTTAACAgacattattaataatatagttaAAAATTCCAATGAAAATCATAAGGTTCTAGTTAATGTAACCAAACATAGCGGAGCTTTCCCTTTAAAGTTCCTCGATGGAATGACAAatgtttataaaaatgttcaaaataTCATTGTTAAAATTGGTCCCCATAGGCCTACACATAGCAGTGTGCTAGTAAATTGTCATTTTGATACTTTCCCTGATAGTCCTG GAGGATCTGACGATGGAGCTGGTTGTGCTGTGATGTTAGAAATTTTACGAGTAATTGCTCATAGTTCAAAATTGttaaaacataatattatatttctatttaatGGCGCTGAAGAAAATTTAATGCAG GCTTCTCATGGTTTTATAACGCAACATGCCTGGGCCAAGGAAATACGTGCTTTCGTAAATTTAGAGGCCTGCGGAGCTGGTGGTCGTGAATTATTATTTCAGGCTGGACCTGACAGCTCCTGGTTGCTTCAA GTGTATTCAAAATCAGTTCCCTACCCGTACGCTTCGTCCTTAGCTCAGGAAATTTTCGAAAGTGGTATTGTACCTGGTGACACCGATTTCCGAATATTCAGGGATTTTGGAAATGTTTCTG GTCTGGATTTCGCTTGGTCGACCAATGGCTATGTGTACCATACGAAATTCGACAACATTGATCAGATACCGATGGGGTCCTTGCAAAGGACTGGGGATAATATTCTTGCTTTGTTACAAGGAATAGTAATGGATAATAATTTATCCGAAGCGATCCAGGATAATCCTGGGAATCTTGTGTTCTTTGATTTCTTAGGTGCATTTGTTATTAGATGGCCACAACACGTGTCTAGTACAATTAATGTTATTAGCATAATTGCTGGAGTATATTCTATATATCTAAATGCACAATGCGCGCGGAGAG ATGTAAAGAAAACTATATATTTCAAACATATATTGCTTTGTATTGGAGCAATAGTTGTTTCGTGGCTGGTATCTATAATTTCATGCACAATGATTGCAACTGTTCTTACCAAGCTTGGTAAAGTAATGAGTTGGTATGTGAGACCAGCTTGGCTGTTCTTCTTGTATGTATGTCCAACCATCTTTGTATCAATGATGTTCTTCTTATATGTTGGACTGCGACAAAAGAAGGCAA TCAAGACCGCATGGACATTATTCCAAATATACTGCGATGCATATTCTGTTATATGGATGCTAGTTCTGTTCTGCTGCGTTCTATTCGAGATACGATCGGGTTTCATACCCTTACATTGGGTTGTATTCTCGACAGTAGCAAATTTACTACGAtatcatttttttaataaatggaGAG GCTGGAAGTGGCTCTTCTATTACTTAACTACAATATTTGTACCTTATATGCAATCATTTTACTTACTGATTGGTGCTCTTTATCTATTTATTCCTATAATGGGACGGTCTGGTAGCAGCATAAATTCTGAAGTTGTCATGGCTAACACATTATCTATACTCTTTTGCCTGCAGCTTAGTTTCACG TTACCAATAGTACTTTTGATTAAAAATGCAGAGCGGATTCTAAGCGTATTGATtggaatattttttttaacTATTGGAGTGTTAATTTTAACTCCACTTGGTTTTCCCTACAGTGGTGATCCATCGTCATTGGCACCAGAACGTTTTATGATTGCG CATGCACAAAGACAATATTACGACGTCAACGGTAACTTGCGATATTCTGGAACCGGGTATTGGATAGCTGATTTAGACATGAACAGTCCACATAGCGTCGAAGCTATGGTGCCTGAGATTGGTGCAGCAACGCCAACAGTGAAAGATTGTGAACGCGAATTATACTGTGGTCTACCATACTTCATGCCTGTTACAACTTTCTTATG GAAAACAAGTTGGATACCAGGGCCTGCACCACTCATCAATATTCCAACAAGGTTGGACCTTGTTTCAAAATCTATACGACAGAATATTGTCACTTTTACGTTCAACGTAACAG GCCCTGATCACATAAGCATAATTTTATCGCCGTACAAAGGTGTTCGTTTGGAAAGGTGGTCTATTTTAGAAGGAAAACCGTTGCAAGGACCTAAATGGAACGACAGGGAAACGTATTTTGTTTATTATTCTTGTGCATCTGATTGTACTCCTTATACGTTTACCGTCGAGTTAAAT GTTCCCCATACGCAAAAGGTACCATGTTTGACCGTGGCTTTGGGTGGCCATTTTCTGCACGGTGAGCATCAGAAGTCTTTGAGATTTAAACGATTCTTGGCTCAATTTCCACAATGGACCGTTGTCACACCATGGACAGCGACATACACTTCGTGGCAATTTTAA
- the LOC117222143 gene encoding endoplasmic reticulum metallopeptidase 1 isoform X1, with translation MRDGIRFRQHASKRASGEALYEDRVSSKRKDVLPNETQHLLFLFTFFLFVSIVIIAFEKKLPEPITISKEGLYPERFIAERAHNHLEQLTSIGPRIVGSYENEVLAIKYLTDIINNIVKNSNENHKVLVNVTKHSGAFPLKFLDGMTNVYKNVQNIIVKIGPHRPTHSSVLVNCHFDTFPDSPGGSDDGAGCAVMLEILRVIAHSSKLLKHNIIFLFNGAEENLMQASHGFITQHAWAKEIRAFVNLEACGAGGRELLFQAGPDSSWLLQVYSKSVPYPYASSLAQEIFESGIVPGDTDFRIFRDFGNVSGLDFAWSTNGYVYHTKFDNIDQIPMGSLQRTGDNILALLQGIVMDNNLSEAIQDNPGNLVFFDFLGAFVIRWPQHVSSTINVISIIAGVYSIYLNAQCARRDVKKTIYFKHILLCIGAIVVSWLVSIISCTMIATVLTKLGKVMSWYVRPAWLFFLYVCPTIFVSMMFFLYVGLRQKKEVKTAWTLFQIYCDAYSVIWMLVLFCCVLFEIRSGFIPLHWVVFSTVANLLRYHFFNKWRGWKWLFYYLTTIFVPYMQSFYLLIGALYLFIPIMGRSGSSINSEVVMANTLSILFCLQLSFTLPIVLLIKNAERILSVLIGIFFLTIGVLILTPLGFPYSGDPSSLAPERFMIAHAQRQYYDVNGNLRYSGTGYWIADLDMNSPHSVEAMVPEIGAATPTVKDCERELYCGLPYFMPVTTFLWKTSWIPGPAPLINIPTRLDLVSKSIRQNIVTFTFNVTGPDHISIILSPYKGVRLERWSILEGKPLQGPKWNDRETYFVYYSCASDCTPYTFTVELNVPHTQKVPCLTVALGGHFLHGEHQKSLRFKRFLAQFPQWTVVTPWTATYTSWQF, from the exons ATG AGAGACGGAATAAGGTTTCGACAACATGCTTCAAAAAGAGCGTCTGGAGAAGCTCTATACGAGGACAGAGTTTCCTCGAAAAGAAAAGATGTACTGCCAAATGAAACTCAGCATTTGCTTTTCCTTttcacattttttctttttgtatcCATTGTCATAATTGCATTTGAGAAGAAATTACCAGAACCGATAACTATAAGCAAGGAAGGATTATACCCTGAGAGGTTTATAGCAGAGAGAGCACATAATCATCTTGAACAGCTTACATCCATTGGCCCACGAATTGTTGGAAGCTACGAGAATGAAGTGTTGGCAATTAAATATTTAACAgacattattaataatatagttaAAAATTCCAATGAAAATCATAAGGTTCTAGTTAATGTAACCAAACATAGCGGAGCTTTCCCTTTAAAGTTCCTCGATGGAATGACAAatgtttataaaaatgttcaaaataTCATTGTTAAAATTGGTCCCCATAGGCCTACACATAGCAGTGTGCTAGTAAATTGTCATTTTGATACTTTCCCTGATAGTCCTG GAGGATCTGACGATGGAGCTGGTTGTGCTGTGATGTTAGAAATTTTACGAGTAATTGCTCATAGTTCAAAATTGttaaaacataatattatatttctatttaatGGCGCTGAAGAAAATTTAATGCAG GCTTCTCATGGTTTTATAACGCAACATGCCTGGGCCAAGGAAATACGTGCTTTCGTAAATTTAGAGGCCTGCGGAGCTGGTGGTCGTGAATTATTATTTCAGGCTGGACCTGACAGCTCCTGGTTGCTTCAA GTGTATTCAAAATCAGTTCCCTACCCGTACGCTTCGTCCTTAGCTCAGGAAATTTTCGAAAGTGGTATTGTACCTGGTGACACCGATTTCCGAATATTCAGGGATTTTGGAAATGTTTCTG GTCTGGATTTCGCTTGGTCGACCAATGGCTATGTGTACCATACGAAATTCGACAACATTGATCAGATACCGATGGGGTCCTTGCAAAGGACTGGGGATAATATTCTTGCTTTGTTACAAGGAATAGTAATGGATAATAATTTATCCGAAGCGATCCAGGATAATCCTGGGAATCTTGTGTTCTTTGATTTCTTAGGTGCATTTGTTATTAGATGGCCACAACACGTGTCTAGTACAATTAATGTTATTAGCATAATTGCTGGAGTATATTCTATATATCTAAATGCACAATGCGCGCGGAGAG ATGTAAAGAAAACTATATATTTCAAACATATATTGCTTTGTATTGGAGCAATAGTTGTTTCGTGGCTGGTATCTATAATTTCATGCACAATGATTGCAACTGTTCTTACCAAGCTTGGTAAAGTAATGAGTTGGTATGTGAGACCAGCTTGGCTGTTCTTCTTGTATGTATGTCCAACCATCTTTGTATCAATGATGTTCTTCTTATATGTTGGACTGCGACAAAAGAAG GAAGTCAAGACCGCATGGACATTATTCCAAATATACTGCGATGCATATTCTGTTATATGGATGCTAGTTCTGTTCTGCTGCGTTCTATTCGAGATACGATCGGGTTTCATACCCTTACATTGGGTTGTATTCTCGACAGTAGCAAATTTACTACGAtatcatttttttaataaatggaGAG GCTGGAAGTGGCTCTTCTATTACTTAACTACAATATTTGTACCTTATATGCAATCATTTTACTTACTGATTGGTGCTCTTTATCTATTTATTCCTATAATGGGACGGTCTGGTAGCAGCATAAATTCTGAAGTTGTCATGGCTAACACATTATCTATACTCTTTTGCCTGCAGCTTAGTTTCACG TTACCAATAGTACTTTTGATTAAAAATGCAGAGCGGATTCTAAGCGTATTGATtggaatattttttttaacTATTGGAGTGTTAATTTTAACTCCACTTGGTTTTCCCTACAGTGGTGATCCATCGTCATTGGCACCAGAACGTTTTATGATTGCG CATGCACAAAGACAATATTACGACGTCAACGGTAACTTGCGATATTCTGGAACCGGGTATTGGATAGCTGATTTAGACATGAACAGTCCACATAGCGTCGAAGCTATGGTGCCTGAGATTGGTGCAGCAACGCCAACAGTGAAAGATTGTGAACGCGAATTATACTGTGGTCTACCATACTTCATGCCTGTTACAACTTTCTTATG GAAAACAAGTTGGATACCAGGGCCTGCACCACTCATCAATATTCCAACAAGGTTGGACCTTGTTTCAAAATCTATACGACAGAATATTGTCACTTTTACGTTCAACGTAACAG GCCCTGATCACATAAGCATAATTTTATCGCCGTACAAAGGTGTTCGTTTGGAAAGGTGGTCTATTTTAGAAGGAAAACCGTTGCAAGGACCTAAATGGAACGACAGGGAAACGTATTTTGTTTATTATTCTTGTGCATCTGATTGTACTCCTTATACGTTTACCGTCGAGTTAAAT GTTCCCCATACGCAAAAGGTACCATGTTTGACCGTGGCTTTGGGTGGCCATTTTCTGCACGGTGAGCATCAGAAGTCTTTGAGATTTAAACGATTCTTGGCTCAATTTCCACAATGGACCGTTGTCACACCATGGACAGCGACATACACTTCGTGGCAATTTTAA